The region TCCAAAACTAGAGAGGATGCGAGTCTTGTGGGGAAAATGTGACATGGTAGAACTGTTGAAAGCTGGCAGATCTGGTTGGATCTCAATGTTTCCTGTTTGTGGTGGCATCAGGTAAATTCATTCATTAAGAGAGCTTGACACATTTAGCCAGGCAACAGTTCACCCTGAATTCCtacaaattttgatttttttaaaaaaagcagtgtCTATTTTAATTACTTATACGATTTTGCTCTCAGATGCAGGGCTTGTAGCAAAGTCTTATTGCCTGGAGGAAATACAGAGCAAAGCTCCCTGGTAAGGAGAGCTCACAGCTGAAGAAACAATAGTGTTTTTGTGCTCCGATgacaaattctcaaaaaaaaaaaaaaaaaaaaagaaaatctagaaatGAGAGACATTTGGATAGCATGGTTCCTTGACTGGACATGGTGTAAGTAAATGAACATTGATtgtagagcaaaaaagaaaagaaacgtaCCCCCAGAATGCGGCTGAACACTTTCACAAACTTAATGCACAGGGAATTCCTGTGGGTGCGTCCTTGCTCGGTTTTCTGGCAGTCTGCGTCGGTCATCACGGGGGCATCCAGGTTCTGTCTGAGGTCAGGATGTCTGCCTGAGGGAAGATGAAAACCGAGTTCCGTTCCTATGGCCCTTCAGTTCTCACCCACGCCTTGGTTCAAGTGGTCTCTTTTTGTATGTGCGTGAAGAAAATAAGGAGTGTGAGAAAGAGGAGGATTGTGAAGCAGCCATCATGTGTCTTTGGAATGCAGTTTCCTTTCTGCTCCACCTGCTAAGGCTCCAGAGCATCAGGAGGACAGTTGAAACTCTGGGGCGTTGGGGAATCTGGGCAGGTCTCCTTCTGCGAGCTGCACTCCTGTAGCGTCTCCCTTGGGCCTTTGCCcagtctcctttcccctctctttctcccagcTCTGAGGACACAGATGCCCCTCCTCAAGGATACCTGGTGACCTTGACTTACAGTGGTCGAGCACTTACCACTGTTCTCCTGGCTCCAGTCCAAACCCGAGAGCATGCAGATGGTGCCTGGCTGGACGTCTCGGGAGGCGATGGGGATGGTCTGCACTTTGTGGTTGAGGATGGCGGGCTGAGCCAGCCTGATGAGCATGAGGTCATCCTGAGGGGCCGTGTGGCTCGAGTTCCAGTAGCGGATGATCTGGATGGGGCTAATGGTCTGCTCGGTCCCATCTCTGATTCTGCTCTTGAAATTCCCTAGCATCACCTTCAGGTTTCTGGAGGGAGGATGGGTCGGAAGTATGTgtcattatcaccaccaccaccatcaccaccatcatcactaaGATACTGAACGTTATAATGTGCCACATACGACAGTGGCTCCTTTATCTAGTCTCTCTCATTGATTCACAGTGATTCTGTTTTTATTCCTCTTTTACAGATGAAGTCAGAGAAGCCCACAGTACATACATTGTGGAATCCTTTGAATACCGTGCTTTAATGCAGTGTTCCTAAGTAGTCAAGAGGAAAATAAGACATGCCAAAGAAATTGAATTTTCCATCATCTCCCAATCTCACCTACTCAGATCAGGCAATTTCCATTTCAGTGAAGGCAGAGGAGTAGAAAGATCTGTGAGGTATTTTCAGGGTTTCTCCACTAAATTCACTCTCCTTTCTGTATTCTGCTTTGTACATTTGGAAGGTGACATGGGAATGAAACCAATGGGGCTGGGGCTTCTTAAACCCAACTCTTCTCAATGTACCCTCAATTTACTCAGCGGAGTACACTATCAGTTACTGTGGGGCCCTCCATTTGTatctccgggggggggggtgctgaaaagggaggagaggcaggaggtAGCAAATGTGCTGTAGGATCAACCAATGGTAGCTGGCTATGTCTTTCGGTGAGGAACCTATGTTGCACACTGTAGGGTGTTTAGCAATCTCTGCTTTGGTCACAACTGTTCTGATtgtgataacaaaaatatttgtagACAAATGTGTTTTTGGCAAATGTGCCTGAGGGCGAAAGATTCCCCTATCTGAGAGTCACTGGGTTGGATTAAGATGATGATACTCAGTACTTACGGTAAGTAGCAGTGAGCTGGGGCCAGAACCCAGGTGGTTTTGATGAGCACCCCCACACATGGGTTGAAGTGGGACTTAAGGTATACCAAATAGGGAGCAGGGTCTTCCTTCTGCACAGAtgattgagtgaaaaaagctgtcCCTGAAAATATCAACAATGTTCTCAATGTGTAAGTGTTAGAACAAATAAGACAATAGTTTCTCAATTGAAATAGAATCTATTAGTCAGGAATTGACATTTTCCTGATAAAATGTAAGTAAAATGACATTATTGCCTCTAATATTTCTAACCCTTTTTGGTTAGTACTGATGATATTTAATCTCACAAAGGttataataaggaag is a window of Perognathus longimembris pacificus isolate PPM17 chromosome 2, ASM2315922v1, whole genome shotgun sequence DNA encoding:
- the Prss37 gene encoding probable inactive serine protease 37 translates to MKFIFYLTVLAGTAFFTQSSVQKEDPAPYLVYLKSHFNPCVGVLIKTTWVLAPAHCYLPNLKVMLGNFKSRIRDGTEQTISPIQIIRYWNSSHTAPQDDLMLIRLAQPAILNHKVQTIPIASRDVQPGTICMLSGLDWSQENSGRHPDLRQNLDAPVMTDADCQKTEQGRTHRNSLCIKFVKVFSRILGEVAVATVICKNQLQGIEVGHFMGGDVGIYTNVHRYISWIENITKDKAK